A single genomic interval of Cucumis sativus cultivar 9930 chromosome 5, Cucumber_9930_V3, whole genome shotgun sequence harbors:
- the LOC101212044 gene encoding repressor of RNA polymerase III transcription MAF1 homolog, with protein sequence MKFLEYTPFDRLNDFLSHLNLGERTIKGCLEAYSCKHTGIDKKLSLSLENEILDYLGKSSDADSSSPDEFLLSRSSRKTLIYLVLTLNHVYPDYDFSAMQAHQFFTEESWDSFKQIFDAYMLEASKEWIENNEGGSLLEMTYKALDEAVKLAECEIYSYNPNSDADPSIERGAIWSFNFFFYNRKLKRVVSFRFWCLSTLVAEGFHLDGTGYEEDGDIFDNMDI encoded by the exons ATGAAGTTCCTAGAATACACCCCGTTTGATAG GTTGAATGATTTCTTGAGTCATTTGAATCTTGGAGAACGTACCATCAAGGGATGCCTTGAAGCTTATTCTT GTAAACATACAGGAATAGATAAGAAACTATCTTTAAGCTTGGAGAATGAG ATTCTCGACTATCTTGGGAAATCATCTGATGCCGACTCTTCTTCACCAGATGAATTTTTATTGAGCAGATCAAG TCGAAAGACACTGATATACTTGGTTCTCACTCTCAATCATGTGTACCCGGATTATGACTTCAG TGCTATGCAAGCTCACCAGTTCTTTACAGAGGAAAGCTGGGACAGTTTTAAGCAAATATTTGATGCTTATATGTTAGAAGCATCTAAG GAATGgattgaaaataatgaggGTGGTTCTTTACTGGAAATGACATATAAGGCTCTTGATGAG GCTGTAAAACTAGCGGAGTGTGAAATCTACAGTTACAACCCTAATTCTGATGCTGATCCCTCAATAGAAAGAGGGGCAAT ATGGtccttcaatttcttcttctataatCGAAAGTTAAAGCGCGTTGTTAGCTTCCGCTTCTGGTGTTTAAG TACTTTGGTGGCCGAGGGATTTCATTTGGACGGGACGGGTTATGAGGAAGATGGAGATATCTTTGATAACATGGATATCTGA